A window from uncultured Desulfobacter sp. encodes these proteins:
- a CDS encoding M48 family metallopeptidase translates to MFRKTPGFNQSRQLTKPMFLSDQTITTIILITLIVDFTMNYVADRLNIGRLTTHLPEKFSDVYDQDRYGQSQQYLKATTRLGTITSTIDLGILLAFWFLGGFGALDHFVRGTGWSTIGCGLLYIGVLAGCKFFISLPFSIYSIFVIEEKFGFNKTTPKTFVLDLMKSLILSLALGIPLLSAIFWFLESTGPWAWLICWGITTIFILAVQYIVPTWIMPLFNKFTPLEDGELKEKLFAYAKTIDFPLTQIFVMDGSKRSTKSNAFFTGFGKNKRIVLFDTLMNAHTADELLAVLAHEMGHFKKKHIQRRLIFGILQMGVVFYLLSLFITQQSLFTAFHVDSPSVYAGLVFFSILFSPVDLVISIVMQFFSRKDEYEADRFAALTTKKAKALITALKKLSADNLSNLTPHPFYVFLHYSHPPLAQRVAAMEQIKDMA, encoded by the coding sequence ATGTTCCGGAAAACTCCGGGATTTAATCAATCCAGACAGCTAACTAAACCCATGTTTTTATCCGACCAGACGATCACCACTATTATTCTGATTACCCTCATTGTTGACTTTACAATGAATTATGTGGCTGATCGTCTGAACATCGGCCGCCTGACCACACATCTGCCTGAAAAATTTTCAGATGTTTACGACCAAGATCGGTATGGGCAGTCCCAGCAGTATCTTAAGGCCACCACCCGACTGGGTACGATCACCTCAACCATTGATCTTGGTATTCTTTTAGCGTTCTGGTTTCTGGGCGGATTCGGTGCCCTTGACCATTTTGTCAGGGGCACCGGATGGTCGACCATTGGTTGCGGGCTTTTATATATCGGGGTTCTGGCAGGATGCAAATTTTTTATATCCCTGCCCTTTTCCATCTATTCCATTTTTGTCATTGAAGAAAAATTCGGCTTTAACAAAACCACACCCAAAACCTTTGTTCTGGATCTGATGAAATCATTGATTTTATCCCTGGCACTGGGTATCCCCCTGCTGTCGGCCATATTCTGGTTTCTGGAAAGCACGGGCCCCTGGGCCTGGCTGATCTGCTGGGGCATAACCACAATATTTATTCTGGCGGTACAATACATTGTTCCCACATGGATCATGCCCCTGTTCAATAAGTTCACCCCCCTTGAAGACGGTGAATTAAAAGAGAAACTGTTTGCCTATGCAAAAACCATTGATTTTCCCTTGACCCAGATTTTTGTCATGGACGGCTCCAAGCGCAGCACCAAGTCCAATGCATTTTTCACAGGGTTTGGGAAAAACAAGCGCATTGTGCTGTTTGACACCCTGATGAACGCCCATACTGCAGACGAACTTTTGGCCGTGCTTGCCCACGAAATGGGACATTTCAAAAAAAAGCACATCCAGCGCCGTCTGATTTTCGGCATTCTCCAGATGGGGGTAGTGTTTTACCTTCTATCTTTATTCATCACCCAGCAAAGCCTGTTTACGGCATTTCATGTGGATAGCCCTTCCGTATACGCAGGCCTTGTTTTTTTCAGCATTCTTTTTTCCCCGGTTGACCTGGTCATTTCCATTGTCATGCAGTTTTTCTCAAGGAAAGATGAATACGAAGCAGACCGTTTTGCCGCATTGACGACCAAAAAAGCCAAGGCATTGATAACGGCGTTAAAAAAACTCAGTGCCGACAATCTATCCAACCTGACCCCGCATCCCTTTTATGTGTTTTTACATTATTCCCATCCGCCATTGGCCCAGCGTGTTGCAGCCATGGAACAGATTAAGGATATGGCGTAA
- a CDS encoding TAXI family TRAP transporter solute-binding subunit produces MFKKFFITLAALFMAATMSVPASTAGESLILATATTGGTYYPVGVAIGTLASIKLARTHQITVTAINSAGSGENIQMLKNKEAQMAILQSLFGLNAYKGMGPYEGKPVKDFRSVTMLWENVEHFSLNAKAVKTGTISDLGHIQGEKFSIGKRGSGTEGSGRTLLKAMGIDPEKDMVLEFLGYTPSAQAMMDNRIIGSNIPAGAPAAAITQLFAQMGDKKVKVLDFTDDQLAKIQEVYPIWNRYVIPANTYPGQSKDIKTIAQPNFLAVHPDVSEDTVYWITKTMYENLPFLSSIHKATKVMNIKKAIAGLPVPLHPGAIKYYKEAGIEIPESLL; encoded by the coding sequence ATGTTCAAAAAATTTTTTATCACACTGGCAGCACTTTTCATGGCCGCCACCATGAGCGTCCCGGCATCCACCGCCGGTGAAAGCCTGATCCTGGCCACGGCAACCACCGGCGGCACCTATTACCCGGTGGGCGTTGCCATCGGCACCCTTGCAAGCATCAAACTGGCAAGAACACACCAGATCACCGTTACGGCCATCAATTCAGCAGGTTCCGGTGAAAATATCCAGATGCTGAAAAACAAAGAGGCTCAAATGGCCATCCTCCAGTCCCTGTTCGGGCTGAACGCTTACAAAGGCATGGGACCCTACGAGGGAAAACCGGTCAAGGATTTCAGGTCTGTTACCATGCTCTGGGAAAACGTTGAACATTTTTCTTTGAACGCCAAAGCCGTCAAAACCGGCACCATTTCAGACCTTGGACACATCCAGGGTGAAAAATTCTCCATCGGCAAACGCGGGTCCGGCACAGAAGGATCGGGCAGAACCCTTCTCAAGGCAATGGGCATTGATCCGGAAAAGGACATGGTCCTTGAATTTTTAGGTTACACCCCCAGCGCCCAAGCCATGATGGACAACCGGATCATCGGCTCCAACATCCCGGCAGGGGCCCCCGCAGCAGCCATTACCCAGCTGTTCGCCCAGATGGGCGACAAAAAGGTTAAAGTGCTGGATTTCACCGACGATCAGCTGGCGAAAATCCAAGAGGTTTACCCCATCTGGAACCGGTATGTTATCCCCGCCAACACCTATCCGGGACAGTCCAAGGACATCAAGACCATTGCCCAGCCCAACTTCCTTGCCGTTCATCCGGATGTATCTGAAGACACCGTATACTGGATCACCAAAACCATGTACGAAAATCTGCCGTTTCTTTCCAGTATCCACAAGGCCACCAAGGTTATGAACATCAAAAAAGCCATTGCCGGCCTACCCGTTCCCCTGCATCCCGGTGCCATAAAATACTACAAAGAAGCGGGCATTGAGATTCCCGAATCGCTGCTCTAA
- a CDS encoding phosphoesterase codes for MSKKQEQVLCIDRNNLPAAWVTQRAVLPMDFPTFAATCTNATFSFVPRGIAEEDRQKKQVIPYILLQTADGSLTAAYNRQGSEKRLHDLWSIGIGGHINPEDSTAGTGTFETILKSGMQRELDEELARRVAGDPIEFIGIISEDITPVGSVHMGAVFLIKTETPKGYMPGEELHSFTWHKASTLSQLNLELWSELALELITQ; via the coding sequence ATGAGCAAAAAACAAGAACAGGTCTTATGTATTGACCGAAATAACCTCCCCGCAGCGTGGGTTACCCAAAGAGCCGTCCTTCCAATGGATTTCCCCACATTCGCCGCCACATGCACCAACGCCACATTTTCCTTTGTTCCCCGGGGCATTGCCGAAGAAGACAGGCAAAAAAAACAGGTCATCCCGTATATTCTTTTACAGACCGCCGATGGAAGTCTGACGGCGGCCTACAACAGGCAGGGCAGTGAAAAACGGCTCCATGACCTGTGGTCCATCGGCATCGGCGGCCATATCAACCCGGAAGACAGTACCGCGGGCACAGGAACCTTTGAAACTATTTTAAAAAGCGGAATGCAAAGGGAACTGGATGAAGAATTGGCCCGGCGCGTTGCCGGCGACCCAATTGAATTCATCGGAATTATCAGTGAAGATATCACCCCGGTAGGCAGTGTTCACATGGGGGCGGTATTTTTAATTAAAACAGAAACACCCAAAGGCTATATGCCGGGCGAAGAGTTGCACAGCTTTACCTGGCATAAGGCGTCAACACTTTCCCAGCTGAATCTGGAGCTGTGGTCCGAGCTGGCCCTGGAGCTCATCACCCAATGA
- a CDS encoding YerC/YecD family TrpR-related protein — MRIDDQLLDVILSIKNKDELESFFEEIFTPAELSDLSLRWKLLKDLHRGMTQRKIAEKYGISLCKITRGSKVLKKNGSVALKVLDSMD, encoded by the coding sequence ATGCGTATAGACGATCAATTACTGGACGTTATTTTATCCATCAAAAACAAAGATGAGCTGGAATCTTTTTTTGAAGAAATCTTTACACCAGCGGAGCTGTCGGACCTTTCTTTGCGCTGGAAACTGCTAAAAGATCTGCATAGGGGGATGACCCAGCGCAAAATTGCCGAAAAATACGGGATCAGCCTGTGCAAAATCACAAGGGGGTCAAAGGTGCTCAAAAAAAATGGTTCTGTTGCACTGAAGGTGCTGGATTCAATGGATTGA
- the purB gene encoding adenylosuccinate lyase, whose protein sequence is MTQVLSITPIDGRYARLTGVLSNIFSESGLIHHRIHVELKWLKFLITDLKVHEVIGAEQDLDLSGLDVLINDFNEDYALRVKEIESRTNHDVKAVEYFIKEKLDAAGLSSIREWVHFACTSEDINNTAYALMLKKGKALVVELLKTFVAEIEKKALAYKSVPMMSRTHGQPATPTTPGKEFINFAWRLNQEIQVLEETKIQAKINGATGNYNAHLFAFPEIDWIAASERFIQDYLGLEPILFTTQINPNTGLSRVLHAMVRAAAVMIDFDRDMWGYISFGYFKQRVAAGETGSSTMPHKVNPIDFENSEGNMGLAISMMEHLAVKLQKSRFQRDLSDSTVLRSLGTVFGYFTIGVKNAIKGLSKVDLNQAVLEKDLNDNPELLAEPFQTVMRVYGEDNPYERLKDLTRGKKIQKEDLARFVDKLEKVPDDVKARMGALSPQTYLGLAESLVDRYFAEKLKE, encoded by the coding sequence ATGACACAGGTGCTATCCATCACACCCATAGACGGGCGTTATGCCCGGCTTACCGGCGTGCTTTCAAATATTTTCAGTGAATCAGGGCTGATTCATCATCGGATTCATGTTGAACTTAAGTGGTTGAAATTTTTGATCACGGACTTGAAGGTCCATGAGGTTATAGGGGCCGAGCAGGACCTGGATCTTTCAGGTCTGGATGTTCTGATAAATGACTTTAATGAAGATTATGCGCTCAGGGTCAAGGAGATAGAGTCACGAACCAACCACGACGTCAAAGCCGTTGAATATTTTATCAAGGAAAAACTGGATGCTGCAGGACTTTCGTCCATACGCGAGTGGGTCCACTTTGCATGCACGTCCGAAGATATTAACAATACGGCATACGCTCTGATGCTTAAAAAAGGCAAGGCGCTTGTGGTCGAGTTGCTTAAAACCTTTGTGGCGGAGATCGAGAAAAAAGCTTTGGCATATAAAAGCGTTCCAATGATGTCCCGCACCCATGGGCAACCGGCCACACCGACAACCCCGGGAAAAGAGTTCATTAATTTTGCCTGGCGCTTGAACCAGGAAATTCAGGTTCTGGAAGAGACCAAAATCCAGGCAAAAATAAACGGGGCTACAGGCAACTATAACGCCCATCTGTTTGCGTTCCCGGAAATTGACTGGATTGCTGCATCCGAGCGGTTTATCCAGGATTATCTGGGCCTTGAACCCATTTTGTTCACCACTCAGATCAATCCCAACACAGGCCTTTCCAGGGTGCTTCATGCCATGGTTCGTGCTGCAGCGGTTATGATTGATTTTGACCGTGACATGTGGGGGTACATCAGCTTCGGGTATTTCAAGCAGCGGGTTGCTGCCGGTGAAACCGGATCATCCACAATGCCCCATAAAGTCAACCCCATTGACTTTGAGAACAGTGAGGGGAATATGGGTCTTGCGATTTCCATGATGGAGCATCTGGCGGTTAAACTGCAGAAATCCCGTTTCCAGAGGGACTTGAGCGACAGCACTGTACTGCGAAGCCTTGGCACGGTATTCGGGTATTTTACCATTGGGGTGAAAAATGCCATCAAGGGGTTGTCAAAAGTGGACTTAAACCAGGCCGTGCTTGAAAAGGACCTTAACGACAACCCCGAACTTCTGGCCGAACCATTTCAAACTGTTATGCGGGTATACGGCGAGGATAATCCATATGAGCGGCTTAAAGATCTGACCCGGGGCAAAAAAATTCAAAAAGAGGATTTGGCCCGGTTTGTGGATAAACTTGAAAAGGTGCCGGATGACGTTAAAGCACGCATGGGAGCGCTTTCACCCCAGACCTATCTGGGTCTTGCCGAATCTTTAGTGGACAGATATTTTGCGGAAAAATTAAAAGAGTAA
- a CDS encoding ARMT1-like domain-containing protein codes for MAPCETDFNPINSTPDQHAWFTAFFLENHIDPFAYPSKVGSREQVEFMVYPENDERFYPCSDAMFAAIMSRKRPRFLRNRYREVLDEIFAIINEFIESEYDRAFLSSLIQIKYDYEIQSRLLIPSRLEKRLYKIFLSRTHIEDPFESQKKKENARAYKFMVSESFKKALNEVNGAVDTMKELTLDQVKTKINEIEFTRRLSLLAASALWQDEEFRVPSTSAIKKLLNAKVTGNGMERLLELVHTPKSKILWLTDESGDVVADIAIAQFLANIGHVVILVVKEKPFFKKVCLYDTRTDPVLAKLLDQANFIHDKTISKNKLVQRLKQDEHLYVISDGTQEALNLLLVSTTFSRVFKEVDCVVTRGPKQKNRMIQTHFKFTRDVINICAKENKLDVVFKPRHPDFINFSHTDLEEKADKIIDQMKQAKKKNMTVMFYSGIIGSIPGKIDVAKKIMSRFIEHLKNQSDNLFIINPSSYYEPGMDADDLMYMWEIVQRSGYIDIWRFQTSEDIAQSFEIMGQKVPPEWIGKDATYSTGCTKEMRIAQDVQIKNPEMQLMGPSVDKFMRRDEYGVGSMYDQRLASL; via the coding sequence ATGGCACCCTGTGAAACAGACTTTAACCCCATCAATTCCACCCCGGACCAGCATGCATGGTTTACGGCATTTTTCCTTGAAAACCATATTGATCCCTTTGCATACCCCTCAAAGGTCGGTTCCCGGGAGCAGGTGGAATTTATGGTGTATCCGGAAAATGATGAACGGTTCTATCCCTGTTCAGATGCCATGTTCGCGGCAATCATGTCCCGTAAACGGCCAAGATTTTTACGCAACCGTTACCGTGAGGTGCTTGACGAAATTTTTGCCATCATTAATGAGTTCATTGAGTCGGAATATGACCGGGCATTTTTATCCAGCCTGATACAAATAAAATATGATTACGAGATTCAAAGCCGCCTGCTCATACCCTCCCGACTTGAAAAACGCCTGTATAAAATTTTTTTAAGCCGCACCCACATTGAAGACCCCTTTGAAAGCCAGAAAAAAAAGGAAAACGCCCGGGCATACAAATTCATGGTCTCTGAATCCTTTAAAAAAGCCTTAAACGAAGTGAACGGTGCCGTGGATACCATGAAAGAACTCACCCTTGATCAAGTTAAGACAAAAATCAACGAGATCGAGTTCACACGACGTCTCTCTCTTTTGGCGGCCTCGGCCCTGTGGCAGGATGAGGAGTTCAGAGTCCCCTCAACATCGGCCATAAAAAAACTGCTGAACGCAAAAGTGACCGGTAACGGCATGGAACGACTGCTTGAACTGGTGCATACGCCAAAATCAAAAATTCTGTGGCTGACCGATGAGTCAGGTGATGTGGTGGCGGACATTGCCATTGCACAATTTCTTGCAAACATTGGCCATGTCGTGATTCTCGTCGTTAAGGAGAAACCGTTCTTTAAAAAAGTCTGTCTGTACGACACCCGCACAGACCCGGTTCTTGCCAAGCTCCTGGACCAGGCCAATTTCATCCACGATAAAACCATCAGCAAAAACAAGCTGGTCCAGCGCCTCAAACAGGATGAACATCTGTATGTAATATCCGACGGAACCCAGGAAGCACTGAATCTCTTGCTGGTCTCCACCACCTTCTCACGGGTCTTCAAGGAGGTGGACTGCGTGGTAACAAGGGGGCCGAAACAGAAAAACAGAATGATCCAGACCCATTTCAAGTTTACAAGAGATGTGATCAATATCTGCGCAAAAGAAAATAAATTAGACGTTGTCTTTAAACCCAGGCATCCTGACTTTATCAATTTCAGCCACACGGATCTTGAAGAAAAGGCCGATAAAATTATCGATCAAATGAAGCAGGCCAAAAAGAAAAACATGACCGTGATGTTCTACTCGGGCATCATCGGTTCCATCCCCGGCAAAATTGACGTTGCAAAAAAAATAATGAGCCGGTTTATTGAGCATTTAAAAAACCAGTCAGACAATCTGTTTATCATCAATCCGTCTTCATACTACGAACCGGGCATGGATGCCGATGATTTGATGTATATGTGGGAAATTGTTCAGCGAAGCGGATACATTGACATCTGGCGTTTCCAGACCTCAGAGGACATTGCCCAAAGCTTTGAAATCATGGGCCAGAAAGTTCCTCCGGAATGGATTGGAAAAGATGCCACCTATTCCACCGGCTGCACCAAAGAGATGCGCATTGCCCAGGATGTCCAGATCAAAAATCCGGAAATGCAGCTGATGGGACCGTCCGTGGATAAATTCATGCGCCGGGATGAGTATGGCGTGGGTTCCATGTATGATCAACGCTTAGCAAGTTTATAA
- a CDS encoding YfcE family phosphodiesterase: MERLLIFSDLHGFFSAWLTVKAMAGPGDAVAIAGDLFDTRYGNYNASDFAPDQIRSTIADLEFKLFYIYGNCDVEGFCKGFSHELSFEAFDKKIFMHHGHKDTLMIPRGTDIIIQGHTHLPELEKTKNYIHLNPGSIAVPRNGIATFAVIDAASVSLMALSGETLASLKF; encoded by the coding sequence ATGGAACGGCTTTTGATCTTTTCCGATCTTCATGGCTTCTTTTCTGCCTGGCTGACGGTAAAGGCGATGGCCGGCCCCGGTGATGCCGTTGCCATTGCAGGGGATCTGTTTGATACAAGGTACGGCAACTACAATGCATCTGATTTTGCCCCGGATCAAATCCGGTCAACCATTGCCGACCTGGAGTTTAAACTTTTTTATATCTACGGTAATTGCGATGTGGAAGGCTTCTGCAAAGGATTTTCCCACGAATTAAGCTTTGAGGCCTTTGATAAAAAAATTTTTATGCACCACGGGCACAAGGACACGCTGATGATTCCCAGGGGCACGGATATCATTATCCAGGGACACACGCACCTGCCCGAGCTTGAAAAAACAAAAAACTACATCCATCTCAATCCAGGCTCCATTGCCGTCCCCAGAAACGGTATAGCCACCTTTGCCGTCATTGACGCCGCCAGTGTAAGCCTGATGGCGCTGTCCGGGGAAACGCTGGCATCACTGAAGTTTTAG
- a CDS encoding integration host factor subunit alpha, whose protein sequence is MALTKTIIAEKIQNELDLSRTVAYDVVEEFLEIIKETIANGEDIMISGFGKFCVNEKKARKGRNPATDEEMTLPARRVVTFKCSGKLRDLINPDS, encoded by the coding sequence ATGGCACTGACCAAAACTATTATTGCAGAAAAAATACAAAATGAGCTGGACCTGTCAAGAACCGTTGCCTATGATGTCGTGGAGGAGTTCCTTGAAATCATAAAAGAGACCATTGCAAATGGAGAAGATATTATGATTTCAGGTTTCGGCAAATTTTGTGTCAACGAGAAGAAAGCAAGAAAAGGACGCAACCCTGCAACCGATGAGGAGATGACACTTCCGGCCAGGCGGGTTGTCACATTTAAATGTTCCGGAAAACTCCGGGATTTAATCAATCCAGACAGCTAA
- the gspF gene encoding type II secretion system inner membrane protein GspF produces the protein MAVFEYNGLTASGRKKSGIIDAESSDAAQEDLKQKGIFPTSILRIESGAGHIKTKKGAPPKKTFNLPPLFSSVKSSEISMITRQLATLLAAGFPLLKALATLVPQARSKNFKRVLSRVKDAIEEGNSFADALAAHPQVFSAVYINMVKAGEASGTLEVVLERLADFSEKREDTKKKIQASLAYPILMAAIGFLVLIFLLTFIVPNITKIFTDMNHDLPMPTQILLGVSGMVKAWWWLIIPAPFLFMLCIYAIRRTEKGGRILDRLILSLPISGGLTRQLIASRFSRTLGSLLDNGVPLLTGLGITKTISGNRVIAELIEKSAQTVEQGGSLGSVLEKNSAFPDLAAQMIKVGEKSGEMEKMLEKSAELFERNVQTAITAATSIIEPMIILIMGVVIGFIVLAVCLPIFEINQLMG, from the coding sequence ATGGCTGTTTTTGAATACAACGGACTGACGGCTTCCGGCAGAAAAAAATCAGGTATTATTGATGCTGAAAGTTCCGATGCCGCCCAGGAGGATTTGAAACAAAAAGGGATTTTTCCCACCTCCATTCTTCGCATTGAATCCGGGGCCGGACATATTAAAACAAAAAAAGGGGCGCCCCCCAAAAAAACATTTAATTTGCCGCCCCTTTTTTCTTCGGTAAAATCTTCGGAAATTTCCATGATTACACGCCAGTTGGCCACGCTTCTGGCGGCAGGATTTCCCCTGCTCAAAGCCCTTGCCACCCTGGTTCCCCAGGCCAGAAGCAAAAATTTTAAACGGGTCCTGTCCAGGGTAAAAGACGCCATTGAAGAGGGGAACAGTTTTGCGGACGCTTTGGCAGCCCACCCCCAGGTTTTTTCTGCGGTCTACATCAACATGGTCAAAGCCGGGGAAGCCTCGGGCACGTTGGAGGTTGTGCTGGAACGGTTGGCCGATTTCAGTGAAAAAAGAGAAGATACAAAAAAGAAAATTCAAGCTTCCCTTGCCTATCCCATCCTCATGGCGGCTATCGGTTTTCTTGTGCTTATCTTTCTTTTGACCTTTATCGTCCCCAATATCACAAAAATATTCACGGACATGAACCATGATCTGCCCATGCCCACACAGATCCTTCTTGGGGTCAGCGGCATGGTCAAAGCCTGGTGGTGGCTGATCATCCCCGCACCTTTTTTATTCATGCTGTGCATCTACGCGATCCGTAGAACAGAGAAAGGGGGTCGCATTCTGGACCGGCTCATTTTATCTTTGCCCATTTCCGGCGGCCTGACCAGACAGCTCATTGCATCTCGGTTTTCCAGAACCTTGGGATCGTTGCTTGACAACGGGGTGCCGCTGTTAACCGGCCTTGGCATTACCAAAACCATTTCGGGCAACCGGGTGATTGCCGAACTGATCGAAAAGTCGGCCCAAACAGTCGAACAAGGCGGCAGCCTGGGTTCTGTTCTGGAAAAGAATTCAGCCTTTCCGGACCTTGCGGCCCAGATGATCAAGGTGGGAGAAAAGAGCGGTGAAATGGAAAAGATGCTGGAAAAGTCAGCCGAACTGTTCGAAAGAAATGTTCAGACCGCCATTACAGCCGCCACATCAATTATTGAACCGATGATTATTCTTATTATGGGGGTGGTCATCGGATTTATCGTCCTTGCGGTTTGCCTGCCGATTTTTGAAATCAACCAGTTAATGGGGTAA
- a CDS encoding ornithine cyclodeaminase family protein, which yields MLYIGKKDIAKIDRSLILNAISHAYKLLLDKTYTMPDRIHVQDGANTLLLMPCFESNYFATKLVSVFPGAPELGAPAVNGIVTLADNKTGMPLAVMDGAALTAERTGAVGGLAVKMLTRENIETAGLIGTGVQGVAQVRYLLLNRRVKQVMVFNRSAETARAKAAMLANEYPDVSFQVAQTADSLVKACDLVVAATTSKTPVFSNDPELVKGKTFISIGSFRPDMKELPDAVIEAANRIFVDTPFAAKESGDLSQPLERGIVTDSQLLSFAQLVREPLTAEQINDPAFNTLFFKSVGMALFDLTVASTIYEFAVKNDLGVMLDF from the coding sequence GTGCTTTATATCGGCAAAAAAGATATTGCAAAAATTGACCGTTCCCTGATTTTGAACGCCATATCCCATGCGTACAAGTTGCTCTTGGATAAAACTTACACGATGCCAGACCGAATTCACGTTCAGGATGGTGCCAACACCCTTTTATTAATGCCCTGTTTTGAAAGCAACTATTTTGCAACCAAGCTGGTCTCTGTTTTCCCAGGCGCTCCAGAGCTTGGTGCCCCGGCCGTCAACGGAATCGTGACCCTGGCAGACAATAAAACCGGTATGCCCCTGGCGGTCATGGACGGAGCGGCGCTGACCGCCGAGCGCACTGGTGCTGTGGGCGGGCTTGCCGTGAAAATGTTAACCCGTGAAAATATTGAAACCGCCGGTTTGATCGGTACCGGTGTCCAGGGGGTGGCCCAGGTCCGGTATCTGCTGCTCAATCGCAGGGTGAAGCAGGTGATGGTTTTTAATCGTTCAGCCGAGACGGCCCGGGCAAAGGCCGCGATGCTTGCAAACGAGTATCCCGATGTCAGTTTTCAGGTGGCACAGACCGCGGACAGCCTGGTCAAGGCCTGTGACCTTGTGGTGGCTGCCACGACGAGTAAGACGCCTGTGTTCAGCAATGATCCCGAATTGGTAAAAGGAAAAACCTTTATCTCCATTGGATCTTTCAGGCCTGATATGAAAGAGCTCCCAGATGCCGTTATTGAAGCGGCAAACCGCATTTTTGTGGATACCCCTTTTGCGGCAAAGGAGTCCGGTGATCTAAGTCAGCCCCTGGAACGAGGCATTGTAACAGATTCGCAGTTGCTTTCCTTTGCACAGCTTGTCCGGGAACCCTTGACCGCTGAACAGATAAATGATCCGGCGTTTAATACTTTATTTTTCAAATCTGTGGGCATGGCGCTATTTGATCTGACCGTAGCATCCACAATCTATGAATTTGCTGTGAAAAATGATTTGGGTGTCATGTTGGATTTTTAG
- the amrA gene encoding AmmeMemoRadiSam system protein A: MISDEQGQALLKMARAGIAEKLGVSVDTRQIDLEASFLEIKMGLFVTLHKHGGLRGCIGIIEPVESLKTGVPETARLAAFKDSRFAPLTRDEFDQVDLEISLLSPPEKFEYSTAQELLQRLVPFKDGVIIEKASRRATFLPQVWEQLPDPGSFLSQLCLKAGLDADEWGDGSLTVHTYRVRSFSEKN, from the coding sequence ATGATAAGTGACGAACAGGGGCAAGCACTGCTGAAAATGGCACGTGCCGGTATTGCCGAAAAACTCGGGGTTTCTGTGGATACAAGGCAGATTGATTTAGAGGCGTCTTTTTTGGAAATAAAAATGGGGCTCTTTGTAACCCTGCATAAACACGGCGGCCTGAGGGGATGTATCGGGATTATAGAACCGGTTGAATCTTTAAAAACTGGGGTGCCCGAAACTGCAAGGCTTGCCGCGTTTAAAGATTCTCGTTTTGCACCCCTTACCAGGGATGAATTTGACCAGGTTGATCTGGAAATCAGTCTGTTGTCTCCCCCTGAAAAATTTGAATATAGTACGGCACAAGAGTTGCTCCAACGGCTTGTGCCGTTTAAGGATGGTGTTATTATTGAAAAGGCAAGCCGCCGGGCGACCTTTCTTCCCCAGGTCTGGGAACAATTGCCTGACCCAGGGTCGTTTTTATCCCAGTTGTGCCTTAAAGCCGGGCTTGATGCTGATGAATGGGGTGACGGCAGCCTAACCGTCCATACTTACAGGGTGCGTTCATTTTCTGAAAAAAATTAG
- a CDS encoding DnaJ domain-containing protein: protein MDKQKGLDILGLGPSATRTDARTAFRRLAKTWHPDRFATDPTKAKRAEEKMKQLNEAFHILLSLLPQNVVGQEDDQRPSAFNHDRTSTHGSRNLFQDFFSTLVAGLKKHCHENKDTSAKKTGRFGQARPHCREGKSAGTRRTAFETVFQNAVKHNREGGAAFRTCVPKRSVGSSAGYRRYFNSAPGRSGTMGCVKNRGRGPVEAINPISPMSPVKRR from the coding sequence ATGGACAAACAAAAAGGGTTGGATATTTTAGGCCTTGGGCCGTCGGCCACCCGTACCGATGCCCGCACCGCCTTTCGCAGACTTGCCAAAACCTGGCATCCGGACAGGTTTGCAACGGACCCGACAAAGGCAAAACGCGCCGAAGAAAAAATGAAACAGCTGAATGAAGCCTTTCATATTCTGCTGTCTTTGTTACCCCAAAACGTTGTCGGCCAAGAGGATGACCAACGTCCTTCGGCGTTTAACCATGATCGGACATCAACCCATGGCAGCAGAAATCTGTTCCAGGACTTTTTTTCGACCCTGGTTGCCGGTTTAAAAAAACACTGTCATGAAAACAAGGATACATCCGCCAAAAAAACGGGGCGCTTCGGGCAAGCTCGCCCCCATTGCCGGGAAGGTAAATCCGCCGGGACAAGGCGGACAGCGTTTGAAACTGTTTTTCAAAATGCGGTCAAGCACAATCGTGAAGGGGGGGCGGCCTTCCGGACGTGCGTTCCAAAGCGGTCTGTCGGCAGCAGTGCCGGATATAGACGGTACTTTAATTCGGCTCCCGGACGTTCGGGAACCATGGGCTGTGTGAAAAACAGGGGCCGAGGACCTGTGGAAGCGATCAATCCGATTTCACCGATGTCGCCGGTGAAAAGACGTTAA